The nucleotide sequence TGTCATGTTTACAGAACAGCTACTGCTTATAGTTGGGCCAGTGCTATGGCCTGCAAAGAAGGGAGTAAAAAAAGCCTAGAGCAAGATTCAGCTGAACTGGAGTGGAGGCATGGGTGAGGGCACTAAGCCAAGCCTCCCAGGCAGTGATCATATAGCCTGTTCTTCCTGGTGTCCAAGATCTATTGTCCTAAAGACAGATGGGGAACATAAAGGCTCTCTTCTGGCTGGGATGAAGCATCTAGGTGATAGAAAAGAAAGCTAGGGAGAGGCTGGGAAAAGTCGGcaagattttgctttttattgacTTGGAAGTGGGCTCTGCAGTGAAGCCCCTTTGGGTTTAAGAGCacttttctgcttcctttcttcttcctgcaACTTCTCCTGCTGCCTGAGCtgccatgcctgtaatccagcatCCATTTCCTGCGACAGCAGTACAACTCGTCTCTGAAACAGACAGGAAAACAGTGTGGATAACATATGGGGCTTACGTGCTGCatcatatattctttttactCACAGAGTCAGAGGTTTGGGTTTCAGCTGGAAAACGACACTGTTGACTGGGGAAAAGGTGGGACCAAGTCCTGGCTTGGGAAGCAGAAGGAGGGACAGCAAAATGTGAGGCAGAATGTCTACTATTGGTTCCTGCCCTACGAGTGCCTCACTCTCTTCATCTCTTCTCACAGGGCTATTAAAACCTTTGGctggagccaggcacagtggctgacgcCTGCAATCCGAGCAATTTAGGAGGCTGAGCAACCTCAAGAAAggttacttgaggccaggagatcaagatcagactgagcaacatagtgagaccctgcctctataaaaaattaaaaaattagcagggtgtggtggtgtacacctgtaaatccagctactcaggaggctgaggcaggaggatcacttgagcctgggagtttgaggttgcagtgagctatgatgatgccactacactctagccaaggcaacagagtgagtttcctgtctcaaggaaaaaacaaagaccaaaaaaaacccacaaaaagcagaccaaaacaaaaaacaaacaaacaaaaaacctgtggCTGTTAAAACCTTGGTATGAGTGGTACATGTTAGCTTAGGTGCAACACAATTCAAGATAAATTATGATTTGAATTGTCCCTCCAATTACACACAGGTAACCTTGGCTGGGGAACTAGCCACTTACTGCAAACTTCTCCCTTTCAGCTTTTCTCCGAAGCTGGCCTTTCAGTGGGGGAGCAGGGCGACCATCTACAGATAGCAGTGAGAGAAGAGTCAAGTGTTAAGAGATCATCTCTGCAGCACCTGGTCCAAATATTGTGATAGGAATGAGGGAAGAACCAATCTCTACCTCCTCTCTTCCATTTCATACCCATTATAGCTTAATTATCCTAAAATATGTCCCTCATCTTCAAGAGTGAGTTATGACAGACCCACCAAGAATAAGCTCCTAGGAATGTTCTTACTCTATTTCACTTAACTGTTATTAGCCCAGAATTCAAAGTTCTCTGCTATAATGCCTCTACTTTCATTTTCAGAAACCCTTCAACTCAAGCAATGTGATCATTGTTCTACTCAGTATAAGTCTTTGCTAAATTCCATCCTACTCCACAATGAaatgccttcttttcctttccttccagccAAATCCTCATCCCTAGGGCCACTCAGCCCTAAGTTTGGCAGAAACCCTTGTCTAACCTCTTCAACTCAGTCAGCTCTCTCTTCTGAAGGAAGTGCATACCATTTAATATTCATCTGTTGGCTCTGCAACATTtaccatctattgtttttagtgTTATTTAGGAATCCCAGATCCTTTTGGAATGGGGCAGAATactgaaatattattatataacttaAAAGTGTCCATGCTTTAAAATGTGCATGTTTTCCCAGCCAAATTTCAAGTTCCTTGGGATCAGAGACTGTATTGCGAGTTCTTGTTGTTCATAGTATAGAGTAGGCACAGAGCAtgcaataaaaattcataaatatctgttgactTGCTGAAAACATGTGGTATCTGACCTCAAGTAGTTTATATGGAGATGAGGAGAAAGGGCActtattttctataaagaaaggaagaaacagtgAAAACTCTATCCAAAAATTTGAAGACAAGACAGATAAGAGGTATTATTTATCAGGAAAGGGAAACAATGTTGTGTATGCCAGGTGCTTTACATTGGTTGTCTTTATCCTTATATGAACCATATGAGACGGGTATTCTTcatttacagatgtagaaactaaGAAGCagataaaattaagtaaattatctAAGACCACAAAGTTAGCTTGGATTAACAATCAGGTACAGGCTATACGCAGtaggtcatgcctgtaatcctagcactctgggaggccaaagcaggaggatcccttgagttcaggagttcgagaccagcctgagcaaagtgagattgacccccatctctactaaaaacagaaaaattagccaggtgtcatggcaggtgcctgtagtcccagctactcgggaggctgaggcaggaggatcccctgagcccaggagtttgaggttgctgtgagctaggctgacgccatggtactctactcggcaacagagtgagactgtctcaaaacacacacacacacacacacacacacacaaaaaccaaaaaaagaatcAGGGATATATAATTCCAGAGTCTTTTCAATATTTCATACTACTACAAGGAGATCCTAAGGCTTCTTACGATaaatgacaaatagaaaaaaatcatcattgtCCTCAGGCACCAGTTATCCAATTAAGCAGGATCATActcctagagcagtggtccccaacctttttggcaccagggactggtttcatggaagacattttttcctcAGATGGCAGGGGCCCTCAGGTGGTGATGTGCATCAGTGTTCCTAATAGGCCACTGACTCGACCAGTACCAGGCTGTGGCTCTGGGGTTGAGGACCGAAGTCCTAGAGAATACCACTAGGATATTAATACTCAGGTCCCTGTGTTGTGAAGGAGGACAAGCTCCTGCTCAGTTCTAGTTCTGGCTTTGCTACTACCTGGCTGCATGATCACAGGAAATTCACTTCCATAGGCCTCAATTTTCCTACCTTATAAACTGGAGTCCCATAAGAGAGTGGCTACCATCTCTCCCTTCTAGGGTTAATACCTATTATTTTCtaagtaaaggaaaaatatttttctgaagggAGCCTGCCATCCTCACTCTTCATCCTTCTGTACCTCTGAGATGCTCGTTTCTACAGCCATTCAAAGACCTCTTCCTGCATTAGGTACCGAATTCTCAAAATGTACTCACTACACAGAAGGGTGGCACTTCctaacttttttttgagacagagtctcactcactgtgttgcctgggctagagtgctggggtgtcagcctagctcacagcaacctcaaactcctgggctcaagcaatccttctgcctcaacctcccaagtagctgggactacaggcacgcatcaccatgcccggctaattttttttctataaatttttagttgtccagttaatttctttctgtttttagtagagacggctggcgtcttgctcaggctggttttgaactcctgaccttgagcgaccctcccgcctcggtctcccagaatgctaggattacaggcgtgagccaccacgcccagccacttcctaactttttaaaaaccatgtttCCCTTTAAGAAACGTAGAACTCGTCACTCCCTCCCACCCCGGGGTGCCCCAAGTCAGAATTATCTTCTACTTATTTCCAAAAGCCAAGATCCCCTCTAGGTTTACCTTCCTTACTCGAAGCTTACTTCAAAAAATACACAAGAGGGCTTCTTTCCCCAGACTCcgttttccaaataaaaagttcaaTACGTTTTCCAGACACGCCCCCACCTTGACATCCCCGCCCCCCAGTCCAGGGGAAAATCTGAATTAGAGTTAACTGTCAGATCAGCGCTCACCCGCATATGACCAGTCTGGGAGTTCCGTAAGGGGCCCATAGCCGGAGGGGTtggcagccaggccctgcctgggTGGAGAAAAACAGTTCCATGAGGACCTGGCCCAGCTTCTGGTCCCCCAGATTCCCCTAGCCCAGCACTCACTGGAGTCGCCACTGGCTGCCCGCCCAAGCCGCCGCGCTGCGGTGCAGCCTCCGGACACCTGCTGGGAAAATGGGGCACAGTTGGGGGAGAGACCGCGCAGCCGGTCCGGCGTCCCGGACCCGACCCCCACGGGCTCCCAAGTCCACCGACCCTACACCCACTCACTGGAGAGCACAGTTCCTAAAGCAGCCATGCTGAGACGGAGTAGACGGAAGTGGGCGTGGCCTCGGCGGCCACGCGCGTCGCGGCAGGGGAAGCCGGAAACCGCCATCTTGAATCTGCCTTTCAATCATGGGCCGCGCCATCTTGGGTCATTGTACGGAAGTCAGGAATAAAACTGGGACCCGAGTTCTTGGGGCGAGAAAGAACTGTTGTTCTGCGCATGCATCTTCAATGATGGTTGCGTCCTCAGTGGAAATCGTGTCTTCCCGGACTGAACCGTTCTGAACTGTCTCCACAACCTCCCCACAGTGGTCTGTAGTCCGCTGAAATTGATAGTAACTTTGATCTCAGAGAAGGAACATCCACATTACTTCATTCTGCAGCCTCCCACATAACTGTAACATATTTTTCCCAGACTAAAGGAAGTGATCAAATCTAGAGTgaatcaggctgggcgtggtggctgacgcctgtaatcctagcaccctgagaggctgaggtgggaagattgctcgaggtcatgagtttaagagtaacctgagcaagagtgagtccctgtctctacctAAAAATAGGAAGAACTTAAccggacaattaaaaatatataggccaggcctgtaatcctagcactctggaaggccaaggccggcggattgctcaaggccaggagttcgaaaccagcctgagcaagagcaagacccccgtctctactaaaaatacaaagaaattaattgcccaactaaaaatatagagaaaaaattagctgggcatgatggcacatgcctgtagtcccagctactggggaggctgaggcaggaggatcgcttgagcccaggagtttgaggttgctgtgagctaggctgaccccacagcactctaacctgggctacagagtcagactctgtctcaaagaaaaaaaaatctagaatgaatcagaaattttagggttcacatctcactcatttaCCCAACAAAATTGAAGAAATTACATATTACAAGCACTGTATTAGGCACAGGAGAGTCTATGCAGAGCAAAAATAGACATCTTTACTATCCTGATAGAGCTTTCAGtctaaaagagagagaatacaaaaataaaataatcacatacATTATTGAAATATTACAGCCGAGTGCTGGGAAGGGAAGTACACGTTGTTTGTGAGCATATAATGGGAATTTGATCTAGAGTGGGCTATCAAagactactttcttttttttttgagacagagtctcactttgttgcccaggctagagtgagtgccgtggtgtcagcctagctcacagcaacctcaaactcctgggctcaagcaatcctcctgcctcagcctcccgagtggctgggactacaggcatgtgccaccatgcctggctaatttttttctatatatatatatattagttggctgtttaatttctttctatttatagtagagacagggtctcgctcttgctcaggctggtttcaaactcctgacctcgagcaatctgcccgccttggcctcccagagtgttaggattacaggtgtaagccactgcgcccagccaaagactactttcttttttttttttttttttttttttttgagacagagtctcactttgttgtccaggctagagtgagtgccgtggcgtcagcctagctcacagcaacctcaaactcctgggcttgagtgatccttctgcctcagcctcccgagtagctgggactacaggcatgcgccaccatgcccggctaattttttatatatatatatcagttggccaattaatttctttctatttatagtagagacggggtctcgctcttgctcaggctggttttgaactcctgaccttgagcaatccgcccgcctcggcctcccaagagctaggattacaggcgtgagccacagcgcccggccaagactacTTTCTTGAGGAAGGTGTATTGGAGTTAAGATCTAACTCCATTTTTATA is from Microcebus murinus isolate Inina chromosome 6, M.murinus_Inina_mat1.0, whole genome shotgun sequence and encodes:
- the MRPL52 gene encoding large ribosomal subunit protein mL52 isoform X1, translated to MAVSGFPCRDARGRRGHAHFRLLRLSMAALGTVLSTGVRRLHRSAAAWAGSQWRLQQGLAANPSGYGPLTELPDWSYADGRPAPPLKGQLRRKAEREKFARRVVLLSQEMDAGLQAWQLRQQEKLQEEERKQKSALKPKGASLQSPLPSQ
- the MRPL52 gene encoding large ribosomal subunit protein mL52 isoform X3, whose protein sequence is MAVSGFPCRDARGRRGHAHFRLLRLSMAALGTVLSTGVRRLHRSAAAWAGSQWRLQQGLAANPSGYGPLTELPDWSYAETSCTAVAGNGCWITGMAAQAAGEVAGRRKEAEKCS
- the MRPL52 gene encoding large ribosomal subunit protein mL52 isoform X2 codes for the protein MAVSGFPCRDARGRRGHAHFRLLRLSMAALGTVLSSVRRLHRSAAAWAGSQWRLQQGLAANPSGYGPLTELPDWSYADGRPAPPLKGQLRRKAEREKFARRVVLLSQEMDAGLQAWQLRQQEKLQEEERKQKSALKPKGASLQSPLPSQ
- the MRPL52 gene encoding large ribosomal subunit protein mL52 isoform X4, whose product is MAVSGFPCRDARGRRGHAHFRLLRLSMAALGTVLSSVRRLHRSAAAWAGSQWRLQQGLAANPSGYGPLTELPDWSYADGRPAPPLKGQLRRKAEREKFAVSETSCTAVAGNGCWITGMAAQAAGEVAGRRKEAEKCS